A section of the Phaseolus vulgaris cultivar G19833 chromosome 8, P. vulgaris v2.0, whole genome shotgun sequence genome encodes:
- the LOC137825064 gene encoding uncharacterized protein translates to MRRLEKAKGAWAEEVPRIVWAYHTTPQSSTMETPFNLVYGSDAMIPVEIHESSPRFLSFVAEESNEERKVNLDLLDEAMEEERIKAEAVKRRVEHQYSSKVKLR, encoded by the coding sequence ATGCGAAGGCTtgagaaggctaaaggggcgtgggcagaagaagtaccaagaatagtgtgggcttaccacaccacgcctcaatcctccaccatggagacacctTTCAACCTAGTATACGGGTCggatgccatgatcccagtagagatccacgAGAGTTCTCCACGTTTCCTAAGCTTTGTGgcagaagaatccaacgaagaaagaaaaGTGAATCTAGACCTGTTAGATGAGGCCATGGAGGAAGAAAGGATAaaggctgaagccgtgaagagaagagtagagcatcagtacagctctaaggtgaagctgcGATAA